Part of the Nitrospirota bacterium genome is shown below.
TTACCTTCTATTGAGAATGTATCTTCGATGCTATTTGTCTTTATCTTAATATCAGGCAGGGTGTCGGCTCTTATGGGTTCATGAAAGAAAATAAACTGTCTCTTGAGGTCTTTGCCTAATTCCTTTTCGTAGTAAGTGGTATGCCTCCACTCATAGACAGGGCTTCTTAAATCAATCTCGCCATATAAACCCACAAGATTCTTTTCCACATCCCTGAAAAGCCTTTCATCTCCGGAGATCATACCAATAAATAGCTTGACTAAAATTTCCCTCTGCACGCCTTTACGCATATTCCACATATATAATGTCCGATATTGTATGTCTTCGCAAACCATT
Proteins encoded:
- a CDS encoding DUF4416 family protein encodes the protein MRKGVQREILVKLFIGMISGDERLFRDVEKNLVGLYGEIDLRSPVYEWRHTTYYEKELGKDLKRQFIFFHEPIRADTLPDIKIKTNSIEDTFSIEGKRRINLDPGYITSAKVVLASTKDFAHRIYLRDGIYAEVTLLYHNRTFNPLSYTFPDFRTEEYISLFNTARNLLK